A region from the Aquipuribacter hungaricus genome encodes:
- the rplR gene encoding 50S ribosomal protein L18, protein MPTVVERSSRRGGRSRVAARSRRHQRVRKNVSGTVERPRMVVTRSLRHIVVQVVDDTSGRTLASASTLEADLRASTADKTAKAKAVGALVAERAQAAGVTAVVLDRSGNKYHGRVAAVADGAREKGLSL, encoded by the coding sequence ATGCCCACTGTCGTCGAGCGCAGCTCGCGCCGCGGCGGACGGAGCCGTGTCGCGGCCCGCAGCCGCCGTCACCAGCGCGTCCGCAAGAACGTCTCCGGAACCGTCGAGCGCCCCCGCATGGTGGTCACCCGCTCCCTGCGCCACATCGTGGTGCAGGTCGTTGACGACACCTCGGGCCGCACGCTGGCCTCGGCCTCGACCCTCGAGGCCGACCTGCGGGCGAGCACGGCGGACAAGACCGCCAAGGCCAAGGCCGTCGGCGCCCTCGTCGCCGAGCGGGCCCAGGCGGCCGGCGTCACCGCCGTCGTCCTGGACCGCTCCGGCAACAAGTACCACGGCCGCGTGGCCGCGGTGGCCGACGGTGCCCGCGAGAAGGGCCTGTCGCTGTGA
- the rpsE gene encoding 30S ribosomal protein S5 yields MAGPQQRRGGPPGAGGTAGGTGGPEGGREPRRGGRDGGRRDDRGRGGEERSNYVERVVAINRVAKVVKGGRRFSFTALVVVGDGDGMVGVGYGKAKEVPAAISKGVEEAKKNFFRVPRIAGTIPHPIQGEKAAGVVMLRPASPGTGVIAGGPVRAVLEAAGVHDVLSKSLGSSNAINIVHATVAALKGLEPPESVAARRGLPIEDVAPARLLRARAEAS; encoded by the coding sequence ATGGCAGGACCCCAGCAGCGTCGCGGCGGCCCCCCCGGGGCCGGCGGCACCGCCGGTGGCACCGGTGGCCCCGAGGGCGGCCGCGAGCCGCGCCGCGGTGGCCGTGACGGCGGTCGTCGTGACGACCGCGGCCGTGGCGGCGAGGAGCGCAGCAACTACGTCGAGCGCGTCGTCGCGATCAACCGCGTCGCCAAGGTCGTCAAGGGTGGTCGTCGCTTCAGCTTCACCGCCCTGGTCGTCGTCGGCGACGGCGATGGCATGGTCGGCGTCGGCTACGGCAAGGCCAAGGAGGTGCCCGCGGCGATCAGCAAGGGCGTCGAGGAGGCGAAGAAGAACTTCTTCCGCGTCCCGCGCATCGCCGGCACCATCCCCCACCCCATCCAGGGCGAGAAGGCGGCCGGTGTCGTCATGCTCCGTCCGGCCAGCCCCGGTACCGGCGTCATCGCCGGCGGGCCGGTCCGTGCGGTGCTCGAGGCCGCCGGCGTCCACGACGTGCTGAGCAAGTCCCTCGGCTCCAGCAACGCCATCAACATCGTCCACGCGACGGTCGCGGCCCTCAAGGGCCTCGAGCCGCCGGAGTCCGTGGCCGCGCGCCGTGGCCTGCCCATCGAGGACGTGGCCCCGGCCCGTCTGCTCCGTGCCCGGGCGGAGGCCAGCTGA
- the rpmD gene encoding 50S ribosomal protein L30, whose amino-acid sequence MRVTQTRSTIGGTQGQRNTVRSLGLKRIGDTVVKEDRPEIRGMVITVAHLVHVEEVD is encoded by the coding sequence CTGCGGGTCACGCAGACCCGCAGCACCATCGGCGGGACCCAGGGCCAGCGGAACACCGTCCGCAGCCTCGGTCTCAAGCGCATCGGTGACACCGTGGTGAAGGAGGACCGTCCCGAGATCCGCGGGATGGTCATCACCGTGGCGCACCTGGTCCACGTAGAGGAGGTCGACTGA
- the rplO gene encoding 50S ribosomal protein L15 — MADEHVLKVHHLRPAPGAKTAKTRVGRGEASKGKTAGRGTKGTSARYQVSAAFEGGQTPLHMRLPKLRGFTNRFKVTFQVVNLDRLSELYPDGGTVTPADLVARGAVRDNAPVKVLGTGDVSSALTVSAHKFSASAKAKIEAAGGSTTTV; from the coding sequence ATGGCCGACGAGCACGTGCTGAAGGTCCACCACCTGCGTCCGGCCCCCGGCGCCAAGACCGCGAAGACCCGTGTCGGTCGTGGTGAGGCGTCCAAGGGCAAGACCGCGGGCCGTGGCACCAAGGGCACCAGCGCCCGGTACCAGGTCTCCGCCGCCTTCGAGGGTGGTCAGACGCCGCTGCACATGCGCCTGCCCAAGCTCCGCGGCTTCACCAACCGGTTCAAGGTGACCTTCCAGGTCGTCAACCTTGACCGGCTCTCGGAGCTCTACCCCGACGGTGGCACCGTGACCCCGGCCGACCTGGTCGCCCGCGGCGCCGTCCGTGACAACGCCCCCGTCAAGGTGCTCGGCACCGGGGACGTGAGCTCGGCCCTGACCGTCTCGGCGCACAAGTTCTCCGCGTCGGCGAAGGCCAAGATCGAGGCAGCCGGCGGGTCCACCACCACCGTCTGA